Sequence from the Nocardioides exalbidus genome:
CCGGTCTCCTTGGCGAGCAGCTCGGCCATCATCCGGGTCAGGTCGGCGCCCTTCGCGATGCAGTGGCCGTGGCCGCGGTGGGTGGAGGTGATGGCGTCGTCGGTGCGCAGCGCGAGGCACGCACCGGTGGCCGAGGCCTCCTGGCCGATGGAGAGGTGCATCGTCCCGTGCATGAGGCCGCGGGCGAAGAGGTCGTCGACGGCCTCCTCGAAACGACGGATGGTCCACATGGTCAGCAGGGCGTGGGCGGCGGTGTCGTGGTCGGCGCCGGGGGTGGCGGTCATGCGAGCTCCTATATGCACATATGTGCTTCTGGTCGTCACGTTTGACCCGATAGTAGGTGACGGCCATCACCGCGCACAAGAGCCCGGGCGTGCGCGATGTCGGACGCGCCGGGGTGGCGGCGCACTGCGGGTGCGGTCCGGGTCGCCGCGCGACCTGCCGCCACCCCGGACGGTGGGGCGGGACGGCGGGGCGGGGCGGTGGGCAGGACGGTGGCGGGAGCCGTCAGCCGGTGACGAGCGCCGTGGCGATGGCGGCGACGCCCTCACCGCGACCGGTGAGGCCGAGGCCGTCGGTCGTGGTCGCGGAGATGCTGACCGGGGCACCGACCGCGGCGGAGAGGGCCGCGGCAGCCTCGGCGCGACGCGGGCCGAGGCGCGGCGCGGTGCCGATGACCTGGACGGCCACGTTGCCGATCTCGAAGCCGGCGGCACGCACGCGGCGGGCGGTCTCGCTCAGGAGCGTGGCGCCGGACGCACCGGCCCACTCGGGCTCGGAGGTGCCGAAGTTCGACCCGAGGTCGCCGAGCCCGGCGGCGGAGAACAGCGCGTCGCACGCGGCGTGGGCCGCGACGTCGGCGTCGGAGTGCCCCTCGAGCCCGGCGGGCTCGTCCGGCCACGACAGCCCGGCGAGGTGCATGGGCACGCCGGGGACCAGTCGGTGCACGTCGGTGCCGATGCCGATCCGGGGTAGGGCCACGCCCGGCATCATGCCCGACGCGCAAGAATGGTGGGATGACGACCCGTACGCCCTGGCGGCTGGCCGGCGTGCTGGCCGGACTGGCCGGACTGGCGACCAGCTATGCGACCGCGATGGTCTTCACGATCCGCGAGGCGCCCGTCGTCGCCGTGGCCGAGCTCGTCATCCGCCTGACGCCGGGCGCGGTCGCCGAGCGGGCCATCCAGGTGCTCGGTCACCTCGACAAGCCGGTCCTCGTCGGCGGAGTCGTGGTGCTCGTGCTCGCCTGCTTCGCCTGGGCGGGGTCGCTCGCGCGCCGGTCCTGGTGGTCCCCGCTGCCGGTGTGGGTCGCGCTCGCTGCCGTCGGACTGGTCGCGGTGCTGAGCCAGCGGGGTGCCGGGGTGGTCGACGTGCTCCCGGTGGGGGTCGGGCTGGTGACGTGGATCGCGGTGCACGCGGCCCTCGTCGACGCGCTGCGCCGCGGCGCCCGCCGTCCCGACCTCGAGTCGCGCGAGCGGCGCGTCTTCGTGATGGTCGCCGGCGTGATCGCGGTCGCCTCGCTCGGCATCGCGGTCGCGGGCCGGGTCGTCGGCGCCGGGCGCCGGCAGGTCGAGGCGAGCCGCCAGCTGCTCCGCATCCCGGGGGTGACCCGCAAGCCCGCCCCGCCGAAGACGTCCCTCGGCCTGCCGGGCATCAGTCCCTGGCAGACGTCCAACGAGGACTTCTACCGGATCGACACCTCGATCTCGGTGCCTGCGATCGAGCCCGACGAGTGGTCGATCCGCATCCACGGGATGGTCGACCGTGAGCTCACGCTGACCTACTCCCAGCTCGTCGCCCGGCAGCTGACGGAGTCGTGGATCACCCTCAACTGCGTGAGCAACGAGGTCGGCGGCGACCTCATCGGCAACGCGCGGTGGAGCGGCGTGCGCCTCGCCGACCTCCTCGAGGGGCTCGGGGTCAGCGACCGGGCCGACTGCGTGCTCCAGACCTCGCACGACGGGTGGACCTGCGCGACGCCGCTGGCGGCGCTGACCGACGACCGCGACGCGATGCTGGCCGTGGCGATGAACGGCCGACCGCTGCCCATCGAGCACGGCTTCCCGGTGCGGACGGTCGTGCCGGGCCTGTACGGCTACGTGTCGGCCACGAAGTGGGTGGTGGACATGGAGGTCAGCACCTTCGCCGACTCGGTCGGCTACTGGACCACGCGCGGCTGGTCGGCGCAGGGCCCGGTGAAGATCGCCTCGCGCATCGACGTGCCGAGCTCGGGCGACGAGGTCGCGGTCGGGTCGGTGTCGGTCGGCGGGATGGCCTGGCACCAGCACACCGGGATCTCGAAGGTCGAGGTGCAGGTCGACGGCGGTGCGTGGGAGCCCGCCGAGCTCGGCCGGGTCCCGTCCGACGACACGTGGGTCCAGTGGGCGCTCACCGTCGACCTCGACGAGGGCGACCACGAGGTCCGGGTGCGCGCGACCGGCAAGGACGGCGAGACGCAGACGAGCGCCGTCGCGCGGCCCGACCCCGACGGCTCGACCGGGTGGCACACGATCCAGGTCAGCGCGCGCTGACGGATCCGCTGCGCGTCAGCCGTTGCGGATGACGTACGCCGTCCCGCCGGAGGCCGCGATCCAGATCCGCTCGAACTCCGCGCGGTCGTAGACCCGGCGCACGTCGGCGTTGGTGGCACCGGCCGGGTCGTTGACCACGACGTCGCCGTCGGCCTCGAAGCCGACGATCACGAGCAGGTGGCCGTTGCTGGCCGCGATCGGGGCGCCCGTGAGCTGGCCGCGGCCGAAGGCGATGGAGGCGACCAGCGGCACCCCGGCGGCGATGTAGTCCTCGGCCTCCCGCAGGCCGCTCATCCGGGTGACGTAGGAGTCGCCGGCGACGAGCGTGGCGGCGTAGGCGGTGTTGAAGGCCCAGTTGCCGGTGCCGCGGTAGCCGTGGTCGTAGACCATCTTCGCGGTGTGGTCGACGACGGCGTCGACGTGGCCCGGCGCGATGCCGGTGGGGGCGGGGGAGATGCCGTAGTAGCCGAGGACCATCGCGGTCGACGTGGCCGAGCACCAGGCCTCGCCGCCTCCGCCCCACTGCGGGTAGTGGCCGGTGTGCACCATCTGCGACAGCGCCGGGACGTCGAGGACCGTGCCCACCACCGATGGGCCGGGCGTCGAGGTCGGTCGCGGGGTCTTCTCACCGGCCGAGGCGACCGCGCCCACGCGCTCGAGCGCAACGGCGTTGGCGGAGCCCTTCGGACGCATCAGCGTGACCCGCACCTGCCAGGCGGTGATCGTGCTCGCGGCGGTCCACGTGTCGACGTTGACCGAGCCGAGGTCGTCGGGCTGGCCGGAGTACGTCGTCCGCTTCACGGGGCGGTTGGTCCGCGACCAGTCGGCCATGGTGTCCCAGCTGCCGGTGCGGCCGTCGGGTCCCTTCGCGCGGACCTCGACGCGGACCATGCTGCGGCCCGGCGTCGAGGCCTCCCACGTCGGGATGAGCGAGGTCGCGCCGAAGCCGGGGCTGGCCCACGGCGAGGTCCAGGTGCCGGCCTCGTAGGCCCTGCCGGCGACGGTGCGCGGCCTGGCGTCACGCAGCGTGACGACCCCGCGGCCGAGCTTGAGCCCGCTGCGACTGCCCGCCTTGAAGTCGGCGTACGTGCTCCACGACGTCAGCTGCACCTGCGCCGCCGCGCGTCGCGGCACGACGTCGTGGTCGGCCGCGGTGGCCGGTGCGACGAGGCCGCCCAGCAGGAGGGGGAGGGCCAGGGCGAGGGCGGCAGGGCGTCGGAGCACCGGTCGACGATAACCCGCAGGATCCCATGCGTCACAGGAGTCACAGGATCCGTGCGCACGCTCGCCGAGTCGGGGGATCGCCCCCGCGCACCTACACTTGCGCAGGTGACTCTGAGGCTCCACGACACCGCCACGCGCGAGACGCGCGACTTCGTCCCCCTCGTCGAGGGCCGGGCGGGCATCTACGTGTGCGGCCTCACCGTGCAGTCCGAGCCGCACGTCGGCCACGTGCGCTCCGCGGTCAACTTCGACGTGCTCCGGCGCTGGCTCTCGGCGACCGGCCACGAGGTCGACTTCATCCGCAACGTCACCGACATCGACGACAAGATCCTCACCAAGTCTGCCGAGCAGGGCGTCCACTGGTACGCCCTCGCCGCCGCGATGAAGCGCGAGCTCGACAAGGCCCTCGCGGCCATCAACGTGCTGCCGCCGACCTACGAGCCCGGCGCCACCGGCCACGTGCCGGAGATCGTCGAGCTGACCGAGCAGCTCATCGCGAAGGGCCACGCCTACGCCGCCGAGGACGGCAGCGGCGACGTCTACTTCGACGTGCGCAGCTGGTCGGACTACGGCGAGCTGACCCGGCAGAAGGTCGACGACATGGAGCCCGCCGGCGACGCCGACCCGCGCGGCAAGCGCGACCCGCGCGACTTCGCCCTGTGGAAGGGACAGAAGTTGGCGTCGGAGCCGGAGACTGCATCGTGGCCGTCGCCGTGGGGTCGGGGAAGGCCCGGCTGGCACATCGAGTGCTCGGCGATGGCCGGCAAGTACCTCGGCCCCGCCTTCGACATCCACGGCGGCGGCGTCGACCTCCGCTTCCCGCACCACGAGAACGAGCAGGCCCAGTCGCGCGCGGCAGGCCGGCCGTTCGCGTCGTACTGGCTGCACAACGCCTGGATCACCACGGCCGGCGAGAAGATGAGCAAGTCGCTCGGCAACTCCCTCCTCATCCCCGAGGTGCTGAAGCGGGTCCGCGGGCAGGAGCTGCGCTACTACATGGTGGCGGCGCACTACCGCTCGCACGTCGAGTTCAGCTTCGAGGCGCTCGACGAGGCCGCCAAGGCCTTCCGGCGGATCGAGGACTTCCTCGACCGTGCCGCGCCCGTCGTGGGTGAGTGGTACGCCGCCCTGCCGGACGCGTTCGTCGCCGCGATGGACGACGACCTGGGCACCCCGGCCGCGGTGGCCGTCATCCACGACTCCGTGCGCGAGGGCAACAAGCTGCTCACCGACGGTGCGTCCGACGCGCTCGCTGCGAAGTTCGGCGAGGTGCTGGCGATGCTCGACGTGCTCGGCCTCAACCCCGCCGACGAGGCGTGGGCGACCGGCGGCTCCGACGACAAGCTGACCGAGGTCGTGGACGCCCTGGTGCAGGGCCTCCTGGCCGACCGGGCGGCGGCGCGCGAGGCCAAGGACTGGGCCCGCGCCGACGCCATCCGTGACCAGATCAAGGCGGCCGGCGTCGAGGTGGAAGACACCCCGACCGGCCCGAAGTGGAGCGTGTAGAAGTGGCCGGTAATTCGCAACGCAAGGGCTCGATCAAGAAGTCCGGCAAGGGCAACCCGACCGCCGGCTCCGGCGGGCGCGTCCGTCGTGGCCTCGAGGGCAGGGGACCGACGCCCAAGGCGAAGGACCGGCCCTACCACAAGGCGCACAAGATGGCCGCCCGCGCGGAGAAGGAGAAGTCCACCCGCACCAGGCGGCGGACCTCCTCCGACGCCGAGTGGGCCGCCGGTCGCAACTCGGTCCTCGAGCTGCTCCAGGGCGGCGTGCCCGTCTCCGCGGTCTACGTCGCCGAGGGCACCGAGCGCGACGGGCGCATGCGTGAGGTGTTCAAGCTCGCCGCCGAGCAGGGCCTGACCATGCTCGAGGTCACCCGCAACGAGATGGACCGGATGACCAGCGGAGCGGTCCACCAGGGCCTCGCCGCGCGGCTCCCGGCCTACGAGTACGCCCACGCCGACGACCTGCTCGAGCGCGCCGACGACCACAAGGAGCCCGCGCTGATCGTGGCGCTCGACTCCGTGACCGACCCGCGCAACCTCGGCGCCGTGATCCGCTCGGCAGCCGGCTTCGGCGCGCACGGCGTGCTCATCCCCGAGCGCCGTGCCGCCGGCATGACGGCCTCCGCCTGGAAGACCAGCGCCGGAGCGGCCGCCCGCCTCCCCGTCGCGCAGACGGTCAACCTCACGCGGCAGCTCAAGGCCTACCAGGACGCGGGCTGCATGGTGGTCGGCCTCGCCGCCGACGGCGACCTGTCGCTGCCCGAGCTGGTCGCCCCCGGTGGCCTCGCCGAGGGACCGCTCGTCGTGGTCGTCGGCTCGGAGGGCAAGGGCCTGGGCCGCCTCGTCGCCGAGACCTGCGACCAGATCGTGTCGATCCCGATGGCCGGCCAGCTGGAGTCGCTCAACGCCGGCGTGGCCGCCTCGGTCGCCCTCTACTCGATCTCGCAGGCCCGTCTGCAGTGACCACGCCTCCTGAGGCCGGCTGATGGGCCGTCGACGCCGCCTCGTGGCGGGCATCGCAGTCGTCTGCCTGAGCGTGCTGCTCGGGATCTCCGTCGCGGTCTCGCTGTTCCTCAGCAGCAGCCGGACGATCGTGCTGGTCGGCCACGACACCGTCGTACGGCCCACGTTCGAGCGCGATGCTGTGGTGGAGACGGGCCCGCTGCTGCCGGACTTCCGGTTCCGCGACGTCGGCCCCGTCGGCGTGCGCCTCACGCTCGGCAAGACCGAGGTCGGCTCGATCGAGGAGCTCGTCGAGCGCTACGCCTACATCGCCGGCGACCCGACCGCGCCGGTCGGCAAGGTCCAGGACGTCGTGGTCGACCTGGCCGTCTCGGCCGCCCTGCGCGGGCTGGGGGTCGGGCTCGTGCCGATCGCGTTCTACCTGCTGCTCGGCCGGCACCGGCGCGGCCAGCTCTTCCGCGGGCTCCGCACGCGCAACGGGATCCTCGCCCTGGCCCTGCTGCTCGCGCTCCCGGTCCTCGTCTGGCAGCCGTGGGAGGCCGACGAGGAGACGCAGGAGGACCAGGGGACGTGGCAGACGCTCGCCGAGCTCGCCGGCCCCGACGTCACGCTGCCGGCCGAGACGCGCGGCATCGAGGTGCGCACCGGACCAGTCACGACCGAGAGCAAGAAGCTCGTGCTGAGCGCGGTCGACACCTACGAGAAGAGCAAGGAGTTCTACTCCACCGCCGCCGAGGGCGCCGCCGACCTCGACGTCCGCCGACCCGAGGACGGCGAGACGGTCGCGCTGCTGGTGACCGACCGCCACGACAACATCGGCATGGACCGGGTGGCACGGGCGATCGGCGAGGCGGCCGGCGCGACCGTCGTGCTCGACGGCGGCGACGACACCTCGACCGGCCAGCCGTGGGAGGCGTTCAGCCTCGACTCGCTCGCCGCCACCTTCGACGACTGGGACCGCTTCGGGATCGCAGGCAACCACGACCACGGCACCTTCGTGTCGTCCTACCTCGCCGACAAGGGCTGGACGATGCTCGACGGCGAGGTGGTCGACGCGCCGTGGGGCGGCACGCTCCTGGGCGTGGACGACCCACGCAGCAGCGGCCTGGGCAACTGGCGCGACGAGTCCGGCCTGAGCTTCACCGAGGTCGGCCTCCGCATCGCCGACGCCGCCTGCGCGGCCCAGGACGACGGCGAGCGGGTCAGCACGATCCTCGTCCACGACGCCAACCTCGGCCGCGAGGCGCTCTCCCGCGGCTGTGTCGACCTCGTGCTCGGTGGCCACACGCACGTGCAGGCAGGCCCCGACGCCGTCGAGGGCGAGGACGGCGAGGTCGGCTACACCTGGACCAACGGCACCACCGGCGGGGCGGCGTACGCCATCGCGCTCGGCAGCAAGCCGCGCCGCGACGCCGACGTCAGCCTGGTGACCTACGCCGACGGCCGGCCGGTGGGCCTGCAGTGGGTCCGGCTGCGCACCGACGGTTCGTGGCTCGTCGGGGACTACGCCGCGATCGAGCCGGGCTGAACCGACCCGGGCCGACCCGGGTCCGGCGGAGCGTGGTGGCCGTGCCGGGCTGGGCCCCCACAGTCCCAGCCCGGCACCTGCGATCCTCCGTTCCGTCAAGGCGAGCGCAAGCCCGGATTCAGTTTTCACCTCCGCTGAAACCCGTTCGCTTCAAGATCCGGGTGACGGGCAGCGCGCTGTCAGGCATTCCCTGATACTCGCCACGTGCCGGAGCAGCCGCGGATGACGGTGGTGGACGACGCCACCCCGCTGGGCGGCTCGTCGATCGACGTCGCCGCACGCATCGCCTGGACGATGCGGATGGCGCGGGTGACCTCCGGCGCCCCGGACAGCCGAATGCGCTCCCTCGCCTCGGCGCTGGGGACGAGCACGGCCCGGATCTCGCGCGCCGAGACCGGTCAGCTGCGCGACGGCTCGCTGGTCGACGGCTACGAGCAGGTGCTCGGGATGCCGGAGGGGTCGCTGCGCGCGCCGATCGACGTGCTCGCCCGCACCTTCCCGGCGTCCAGCCCGCCCGACGCCCGGCCGGGCGAGGCGATCAGGTCGGTGGCCGAGCTCTCCGAGCTCACCGAGCGCCTCGACTCCGGGGCCGCGGCGACCGGTGGCGACTGGCTGCGCTGGGCGCGCTCGATCGCCGCACCGGGCAACATCGGGATGCCCGTCCCGCTGGCGCAGCGCGTCGTCCGGCGGCTGGTGCGTGAGCTGGCCCGCTCGTGCGGCCACGGCTACCCCAGCCGCTACGAGGCGCTGGCCAAGCTCCGGTGCAGCGACTACGGCTTCCTCGTGCTCCGCGCGGCCCGGCACGAGGTCGCGCACCCGCACGCCCAGGGACTCGCCGACCTGCTGAGTGCGGTGGGCGAGGCGGTGACCCTGGACGGGGTCGCCTGGTGCCTGGAGCTGCTGCGCTCGGACCGGGCCCAGCTCGCGATCTGCGGCGCGCTCGCCCTGGAGAACATGGGGGAGATCAGCCCGGCGGGCACCTTCTGGCCGACGGTGCTGCCCGACCTGGTCAGGGCGTTCGACGCCTCCGAGCCGGGCTCGTCGCAGGAGGAGTGGGCGGCGCACCTCATCCGGCTCGTCCCGTCGTCGACCGCTCGCTCCGCGGCCACGAAGCCGGGTCGCCGGCTGCCGCCGGCGCCCGAGGTCGAGGGCTTCGACCGGCACCGCGCCAACCGGCAGTGGCAGCAGTGCGCCGCGATCGCCACCGACGTCGGTCACGAGGTCGGTGTCGGCGACCAGCCGATGCTCGCGCGGCTGCTCTTCGACATCGGCTACGGGCACTGGGAGACGCGGGCGGTGACCGGCTACTTCCTGCTCGCCGGGCTGCCGGCCCTCGCCGACCCGGTCTGGGAGCGGTTCCGGGTGCTCGTGGACGGCGAGCCCGACCGGCGGATCCGCCACCGGATGGCGCGCCGCCTGCACGGGGCGCTCGCCGGCCGGGCGAACGACGGCGTCGTCGCGTGGCTCGACTCGCCCGACCCCGTCCTGCGCTCGGCCGCGCTGCAGGTGCTGGGGGCGTCGGGGCACGTGCTCGCGCTCGACGTCGTACGCGCCGCGCTGACCGATCCCGGCACCGCCCGGGCCGCCACCTACGCCATCGGCATGAGCGGGCACCCGGTGCTGCCGCAGGTCGTGCGCGACCCGACGCTCGACGCGCAGGTCCGCGGGTCCGCGGCGTGGTGGCTGGAGGGTGGGTCGCGCATCGACGTCTGAGCCGCTGCGGTCACTCCTGGCCGGTGATCGCCTCGTCGGGACGAGCGGTGAGGTAGCGGTCGATGTAGTCGCGGGCGGTCTCGTGGATGTTGACCTCGTGGCCCGCCCGCTCCGAGAGGTACCACCGGTGCTCGAGGATCTCGTGGAACACCTCGGCGGGCTCGAGCTTGCCGGTCGCGTCGGGCGGGATCATCGCCATGATCGGCTCGAAGATCTCGTGCATCCACCGGCTGGCGACGACGTGCCGGTCCTCGCGACCGAGGTCGAAGTGGGCGGTGAAGGCGGCGAGGTCGTTGAGCAGCCGCCGGGCCTGGTTCTCCTCGACCGACATGCCGGTGAGCGCCTGCACCTCGCGGGCGTGGTGGCCGAGGTCGACGACCTTCGGCTGGATCCGGATGGTGTCGCCGCCGAGGTCGGTGACGATGTCGAGCTCGTCGACGTCGAACCCGAGGTCGTTGAGCCGCTCGACCCGGCGCTCGATGCGCCACATCTCGTCGGCGCCGAACTCCTCGAGGTCGGTCAGCTCGCGCCACAGCGCCTCGTAGCGCTCACGGAGGTGCTCGATGATCGCGAAGCCGTCGATCGGGTGCTGCACCGCGCCGCTGGCGCTGAGGTCCATCAGCTCGGCGAAGATGTTCTCGCAGCCGACGGTGATGTCGTAGTCGCGCATCCGGTCGCTCACGTCCTCGTGCAGCTCGCCGGTCTCGGCGTCCACGAGGTAGGCCGCGAGCTCGCCGGCGTTGCGGCGGAAGAGCACGTTGGAGAGCGAGACGTCGCCCCAGTAGAAGCCGGCCAGGTGCAGGCGCACGAGCAGGACGGCCATCGCGTCGATGAGCACGGGCACGTGCTCGGCGGTCATGCCGCGGCTGAAGAGGCTGCGGTAGGGCAGCGAGAACTGGAGGTGGCGGGTGATCAGGACCGCCGGCAGCCCGCTGCCGTCGGGGGCCTCGCGCCCGGTGACGACCCCCTGCGGCACGACCGAGGGCATGCCCATCCGCTGGAGGTCGCGCAGCATCCGGTACTCCCGGAACGCGATGTCGTCCTGGGTCTCCTTGACCGCGTAGACGTAGCTGCCGAGCCGCACGATGCGCACGACGTGGCGCGAGAGCCCACGGGGGAGGGGCACGACGATGTCGTCCGGCCACTCCTCGAGCGGGGTGTCCCACGGCAGGCCGACGATCGCCGGGTCCGGCCGGCTCGCGACGATCCGCAGGGGCATCCCCGCAACCTACTCCGGACCCACGCTCCACACGTCGACCCGCGGCCCGTCGCTCGACGGCACCTCGAGCCCGTCCGGGCCGGCGAGCAGGTCGCCGCCGCCGGGCTCGGAGCCGAAGAGGTGCGTGGCCCCGGCCAGCGGCAGGGTGAAGGAGGCGCCGCCCGCCCGGCGCGCGACCACGAGCACTGAACCCTGGGGGTGCTCGCGCAGGTGGGCGATGGTGTCGTCGTCGACGTGCGCCCACCGCAGGCCCCCGCGCCGGAGAGCGGGGTGGCTGCGCCGCAAGCGGGCGAGGTCGGCGTACGTCGCCATGGTGGCGGTGTCCCACTCGTCCGAGCGGTGCCACGGCATGGTCCGGCGGGCGTCCTCGCCGTTGACGCCCTCGAGGCCGATCTCGTCCCCGGCGAAGACCATCGGCACGCCGGGCAGCGTGAACTGGAGGCCGACGGCCACCCGGTGGACCGCGGTGTCGCCGCCGACGACCGTGCGGATCCGGGCGGAGTCGTGGGAGCCGAGGATGTTCCAGCTGTTGGCGGTGGCGCGCCAGCCGAGGGTGCCCTGCCAGGCGCGGAAGGTCTCGACGACGGCCGCTCCGCCGCGCCGGGGCACCGGGACCGGACGACCGAAGGGACGGGCGGGCGAGGCGGGGTCGCGCACCCATGACCAGACCGGCCAGGAGAAGCCGGAGTAGTTCATCGTGCCGTGCCAGCCGTCACCGTCGACGTCGCCGGTGGCGTCGTGGTTGTGCTCGCCGATGACCCACGGGTCCTCCCGCAGGTCGGCGGCGGTCGCGCGCGCGGCGCGGGCCACGTCGTGGGCGACGTCGATCGGGCCGAGGCGTCCGGTCATGTTGGCGACGTCGATGCGCCAGCCGTCGACGTCGAAGGGCTTGCGCAGCCAGCGCCCGACCACCGAGTCCGGGCCCTCGACCATCGCGGCGCGCAGGTCGGGGTCGGTGTGGTTGATCTTCGGCAGCGTGCCGTGGCCCATCCAGCAGGCGTAGGTGCCGTCGTCGTTGAAGTAGTAGTAGGTCCGGTGCGGCCCGGCCGGGTCGTCGCTGGCCGAGAGGAACCACTCGTGGGTGTCGCCGGTGTGGTTGGTGGTGAGGTCGCCGAGGATCCGCCAGCCACGCTGGTGGACCGCGGTGCTGAGCCGGTCGTAGGCCTCGTCGCCGCCGAGGAGCGGGTCGACCTCGGTGAACGTGGTGGCGTTGTAGCGGTGGTTGCTCTCGCCCGGGAAGACAGGCGTCGTGTAGAGGATGTCCGCACCGACCCGCTCGATGTGGTCGAGGTGCTCGGTGATCCCGTCGAGGTCGCCGCCGAAGAGCTGCATCGGCGTGCGCGGGTCGGTGCCCTCGAAGGCCACCTCGTCGTCCCACTCCGCCGCCAGCGCCCAGTCGGGCAGCGCGCGGTCGTCGGCCGCGGCCGACCGGGCGAACCGGTCCGGGAAGACCTGGTAGACCACGCCGTCGCGCCCCCAGTCCGGCGCGGCCGGGTAGGCCGCCAGCCGGAAGTCGGCACCGTCCGGGACGTCGTGCGCCACCGGGCCGGCGCCGGTCAGCCACTCCTGCTGATCGCCCCGCACGACCAGGAACCGGTAGTGCGTCACCGGGTTGTGGACCGGCAGCTCGGCGGCCCACCAGACCACGTCGCCCTCGGTGGACGTCGTCGTCGCGTGGAAGACCGGCTCGGCGTCGTACGTCGTGCGCAGCCAGATCGCGTCGACCGGGTCGCTCGCGCTGGTGCGGACGCGCACGACCACGGTCTCGCCCAGCGCCGGCGCCTCGTCGGAGACGTAGAGCGGGGAGCCGTCGTGGTGAGGGAGGTGGAGGAGGCTCACGAGCCCCATCCTTCCTCACCTAGGATGGCCGCCGCGCCGCGAGGCGTACGCCGGTGTAGCTCAGTTGGTAGAGCGCATTACTTGTAATAATGATGTCGCGGGTTCGATTCCTGTCACCGGCTCCGCCCGTGCTGCTGCTTCACCATGGGATGTCGACGAAAACGCACTTCCCCCACGCAACTTCACGAGGGAAGTGCTGCACGTCCCGACATCCCATGGTGAAGCGTCAGCGGACCTGCTCGACCACGAACTCGTTGGCCGGCGAGGCGATCGCGTCCTGGGCCTCGACCAGACGGAGCTCACGCTCGCCGGAGTCGTGGGTCGCCCTGAGGACGGCGAAGACCGAGGAGGCGGTGCGCGCGAGCGCGTCGGCGGCCGAGCCGGTCGTCCTCAGGTGGGCGGTGAAGAGGGCCGCGGTGATGTCGCCCGAGCCGTTGGCCTTCATCGGCAGGCGCGGGGTGGTCACCAGCCACGCCTCGTCGCCGGTGACCGCGAGCATCTCGATCGAGTCCTCGGGCGCGCCGATCCGCAGGACCGAGGTGACCAGCACCGTCGACGGACCGAGCGCGCGCACCTCGTCGACCGCCTCGAGGGTCGCCTCCAGCGGCGAGGGTCCGCTGAGGCTGTCGCGGTCGGTGATGAAGCCGAGCTCGAACTGGTTGGGCGTCAGCAGGTCGGCGACCGGGATGATCGTCGAGCGGTACTTCGGCGGGATCGCCGGGTTCACGAAGCAGCCCGAGGTCGCGTTGCCCATGACCGGGTCGCAGGTGTACGTCGCCGCCGGATTGGCCGCCTTGACCTGCGCCACCGCGTCGGCGATGACGTCGGCGATCTCCGGGGATCCCTGGTAGCCGGACAGGATCGCGTCGCAGGACGCGAAGGCGCCGCGCTCGCCGATGCCGGTGATCACCGCGGCGACGTCCTCGGCCGCGATCAGCGGCCCGCGCCACTCGCCGTAGCCGGTGTGGTTGGAGAAGTTGACCGTCAGCACCGGCCACACCTCGTGGCCGAGGCGCTGGAGCGGGAAGACGGCGGCAGAGTTGCCGACGTGCCCGTAGGCGACGTGGGACTGGATCGAGAGGACGCGCATCCCCCGAGGTTAGTCGGGCGGGTCAGGCGACCTGCAGCGACCGCTTGGAGAGCCCCATCCAGTAGCCGTCGATCACCTGGGTGCCGGGTGCGTCGGCGGCCGTCGCGGCGCCCAGCGTCACGAAGAGCGGCGTGTAGTGCTCGACGGTCGGGTGGGCGTACGGCATCCCCGGCGCCTTCGACCTGTAGTCGGACAGCAGGTCGACATCGCCCCGCGTGAGCGCGTCGGCGGCCCACAGGTCGAAGTCGACCGACCAGCCGGGTGCCTCGGCCTCGATGCGGAACTCCTTGAGGAACGGCAGGCCGTGGGTGAGGAAGCCCGAGCCG
This genomic interval carries:
- the pdxY gene encoding pyridoxal kinase PdxY codes for the protein MRVLSIQSHVAYGHVGNSAAVFPLQRLGHEVWPVLTVNFSNHTGYGEWRGPLIAAEDVAAVITGIGERGAFASCDAILSGYQGSPEIADVIADAVAQVKAANPAATYTCDPVMGNATSGCFVNPAIPPKYRSTIIPVADLLTPNQFELGFITDRDSLSGPSPLEATLEAVDEVRALGPSTVLVTSVLRIGAPEDSIEMLAVTGDEAWLVTTPRLPMKANGSGDITAALFTAHLRTTGSAADALARTASSVFAVLRATHDSGERELRLVEAQDAIASPANEFVVEQVR
- a CDS encoding DUF4032 domain-containing protein; translation: MPLRIVASRPDPAIVGLPWDTPLEEWPDDIVVPLPRGLSRHVVRIVRLGSYVYAVKETQDDIAFREYRMLRDLQRMGMPSVVPQGVVTGREAPDGSGLPAVLITRHLQFSLPYRSLFSRGMTAEHVPVLIDAMAVLLVRLHLAGFYWGDVSLSNVLFRRNAGELAAYLVDAETGELHEDVSDRMRDYDITVGCENIFAELMDLSASGAVQHPIDGFAIIEHLRERYEALWRELTDLEEFGADEMWRIERRVERLNDLGFDVDELDIVTDLGGDTIRIQPKVVDLGHHAREVQALTGMSVEENQARRLLNDLAAFTAHFDLGREDRHVVASRWMHEIFEPIMAMIPPDATGKLEPAEVFHEILEHRWYLSERAGHEVNIHETARDYIDRYLTARPDEAITGQE
- a CDS encoding metallophosphoesterase, giving the protein MGRRRRLVAGIAVVCLSVLLGISVAVSLFLSSSRTIVLVGHDTVVRPTFERDAVVETGPLLPDFRFRDVGPVGVRLTLGKTEVGSIEELVERYAYIAGDPTAPVGKVQDVVVDLAVSAALRGLGVGLVPIAFYLLLGRHRRGQLFRGLRTRNGILALALLLALPVLVWQPWEADEETQEDQGTWQTLAELAGPDVTLPAETRGIEVRTGPVTTESKKLVLSAVDTYEKSKEFYSTAAEGAADLDVRRPEDGETVALLVTDRHDNIGMDRVARAIGEAAGATVVLDGGDDTSTGQPWEAFSLDSLAATFDDWDRFGIAGNHDHGTFVSSYLADKGWTMLDGEVVDAPWGGTLLGVDDPRSSGLGNWRDESGLSFTEVGLRIADAACAAQDDGERVSTILVHDANLGREALSRGCVDLVLGGHTHVQAGPDAVEGEDGEVGYTWTNGTTGGAAYAIALGSKPRRDADVSLVTYADGRPVGLQWVRLRTDGSWLVGDYAAIEPG
- a CDS encoding glycoside hydrolase family 13 protein codes for the protein MSLLHLPHHDGSPLYVSDEAPALGETVVVRVRTSASDPVDAIWLRTTYDAEPVFHATTTSTEGDVVWWAAELPVHNPVTHYRFLVVRGDQQEWLTGAGPVAHDVPDGADFRLAAYPAAPDWGRDGVVYQVFPDRFARSAAADDRALPDWALAAEWDDEVAFEGTDPRTPMQLFGGDLDGITEHLDHIERVGADILYTTPVFPGESNHRYNATTFTEVDPLLGGDEAYDRLSTAVHQRGWRILGDLTTNHTGDTHEWFLSASDDPAGPHRTYYYFNDDGTYACWMGHGTLPKINHTDPDLRAAMVEGPDSVVGRWLRKPFDVDGWRIDVANMTGRLGPIDVAHDVARAARATAADLREDPWVIGEHNHDATGDVDGDGWHGTMNYSGFSWPVWSWVRDPASPARPFGRPVPVPRRGGAAVVETFRAWQGTLGWRATANSWNILGSHDSARIRTVVGGDTAVHRVAVGLQFTLPGVPMVFAGDEIGLEGVNGEDARRTMPWHRSDEWDTATMATYADLARLRRSHPALRRGGLRWAHVDDDTIAHLREHPQGSVLVVARRAGGASFTLPLAGATHLFGSEPGGGDLLAGPDGLEVPSSDGPRVDVWSVGPE